GGCAGCAAGAATCGATTCATTTTCTGATTATCCCACCAACTCATATGGActtattttcaaaaaacAACTAGAACATAAAATTCAACACATGGTTAAGGGTGTCAAACTCTCCAAAAATATAGACTATATTAACGAGGCAGAGCAAATATATCGTAATGAATTGAAGTCCTTTCATAAAGACGGAAAGATAAACAAAGACCTAAAAAACGacgagaaaaaaaaaaaaaataaaaataaaaaaaataaaaataaacgaAAACATGATGAAGACCAACACAGTGAACACAGTCACCAAGATCAAGATGAACAAGaggaaaaggaaaaggaaaaaaaaaaaaaaaaaagaaaaaaggacaaaaaaaaaaaaaaaaaagataaagaaagagaaaaaagggaaaataaTGAAGCACAAAATGAAGATGATCAAATCAATGATGATCTAAACGGGGACGTTAACGAAGAATTAAATGATGATGTAGATGGAATGACAGAACATATAGAAGTTCAAGACGAGGAAGATAATGAAAGGGATGTACATGATCCAGAACAAAATGCTGATGAAAATCAGGAAGATGTAGATCAACAACAAGACTCCAATGAAAATGAGGAGGACGAAGATcaagaagaaaatgataatgatgattaaGATTAAgattatttacaaaataaaatttttatatataatataattttattaataatatatatacaaaatggaataaaataaaaaaaaacacatacacatatatatatatatatatatatttatatttatatatattatttgtttattttttcctcatttttttataattcggtgttatatttaatcaatttttattgtataccttattattacatatatatatatatatatatatatatatgtgtctgttatatgtatattatgttttatttctttcttttcttttcttttttttttttaaatttattatttattattaaaaaaaattttaacatttatagatatttttacatatcaaactaattaaatttttcatactccaaaaaaaaaattttaaataaataaaaaaaacaaaaaagatattttttcaaataataagtgtatatatgtatacacataaatatatacacatatacatatatacataaatacatatatacataaatacataaatacacatatacatatatatatatatatatatatgtggaaGAGGCACTCATGAAACATCGGAATATTTTGTTTGTAAAAtgattttattcatataaggccaaataataatcataggAGACCCaatgtaatttatttttagagAGCTGTGTATTATTTGTTTGCTTGAGTTTGTTGAGTATAAATTCCAATTGTTTTgggtttatataataaaatgagtCTAATCCATTAAgtgaatttttaaaaatatctttTTCCTCTAAACAAGAGATTATATCATTAGTTTCTATACTTGTAATTTCTGATAATTCTTGTATAGATAattgttcataatttattaGAACTTTTAAAATAGTTTCATACCAATATGCCATATAAGATGCTACCCCTAAATCGGATAAAGGTCGTTCAGGAGTTCCTGTTCTTTTTTCAGTTTGTGATAAGAAATAACtaaaattaataagaaatttaccatatccttttttttgatGTTGTGGTAATGTTAGAATACATGATACATTATTTTtggaatatttttcttttgaaaaatatcCAGTTATATGATAACCATATTCATCATATTCtgtaataacataaaataaaaataagtttACTCTATGTTTTAATGTTTTATGATCTAAAAACAATTTCGATAAGAAACATAAATTTTCACAATATATTCTAAAATAGCTACCATCGATTTCAAAAATTGATATTTTTTCCTctctatatatttcatttccAGGTGGATGTCTAATTTCACATTTTTCTATATGCCTTTTTAATTCACtatattctttaaaaaaagataaacaaaattcacatatatataatatatctatattctGATATTCTTTAGGATATGGTGAAAAATACCATGTatctattaaatattttccaAACCTTATTTGATTaattgtttttaattttgtattttcttcatgttctcttaaatattctttatcAATACCTGCATGTTCATGATCCGatacattatcattatctttaATAAGTGGTAAACCATCATCTGGTTCTTTATCTAATAATCTTAAATTTTCATAAGCTAACCAACAATCTAATCTTCTATCGAACTTTTCCCAGTgaacataataatcataatcacCTTCACTCATCGACAcactgttattattattcaactCATTATTcactttatttattatttcatttttattcatatttaatgGAAACATGAAATTCGTGTCGTTTAATACCTTATTCTTTGGTCGAGCATAAACAATCGAACAATACCTCCAAACCTTATTTAAGGGATCTAAACCCCATAATACCTGTTTAACAGGTAAAGCGTTTGGAAAAATTAAAGCATATGAATCGCtatattttgataatgaATTTATAACTTTTCCCGATGTTCttactttattattattaccttttgtattcttattattactagAATGGTCACCTGTTTTTTCTTTGCTCTTATAACTAACAGATCCTTTCCCTTGAATTTTGTTGCTCACGGTGCTTGTATTCGTGCTTGGAATATTGCTAACATCgccaattttattattataattatcactcttattattattattatcactcttattattattattatcactcttattattattattattatcattattattatcatcattattattattattatctaccttttcctttata
This Plasmodium falciparum 3D7 genome assembly, chromosome: 11 DNA region includes the following protein-coding sequences:
- a CDS encoding histone acetyltransferase MYST, whose protein sequence is MVLGGKNENKVNVIKGAGSIGKYIMKENGSKIKEVGEWNNSSENENSDNNNNDREDNIKEKVDNNNKNDDNNNNDREDNIKEKVDNNNNNDDNNNDNNNNNKSDNNNNKSDNNNNKSDNYNNKIGDVSNIPSTNTSTVSNKIQGKGSVSYKSKEKTGDHSSNNKNTKGNNNKVRTSGKVINSLSKYSDSYALIFPNALPVKQVLWGLDPLNKVWRYCSIVYARPKNKVLNDTNFMFPLNMNKNEIINKVNNELNNNNSVSMSEGDYDYYVHWEKFDRRLDCWLAYENLRLLDKEPDDGLPLIKDNDNVSDHEHAGIDKEYLREHEENTKLKTINQIRFGKYLIDTWYFSPYPKEYQNIDILYICEFCLSFFKEYSELKRHIEKCEIRHPPGNEIYREEKISIFEIDGSYFRIYCENLCFLSKLFLDHKTLKHRVNLFLFYVITEYDEYGYHITGYFSKEKYSKNNVSCILTLPQHQKKGYGKFLINFSYFLSQTEKRTGTPERPLSDLGVASYMAYWYETILKVLINYEQLSIQELSEITSIETNDIISCLEEKDIFKNSLNGLDSFYYINPKQLEFILNKLKQTNNTQLSKNKLHWVSYDYYLALYE